The Candidatus Dependentiae bacterium genome segment ATTTTTAAAAAATAAAACCTATTATTTCATTCTAAGCATGCGCTTTAATCCTAAATCAAGCCATAAATGCGAAATAATACCGAGCATGAAAAAGAAAGAATTATAGATTATTATAAGCCTATAGGTAGGAGCTAGAAAAATAAGTAACTCAGAAAAACCTACAACAAGCAATAGTAAAAACCATATATTATGAAAGATGCCCCTATGCTTACACAGTAAGGGTAAAAAAGCAAATAAGCTTAAGAATATTGCTAACATAAAAGCTTTATAGAGTGCACATAGGGCAATAGCTACAAAAAATAGTTTATAAAAAAACTGCTGGCCTTTACTTTTAATATCTATGTCAGGAAACAGCGCTCCTGCAAGAGTTGCCAAAAACCAAGGGACAACAGTCGATAGGGGGTAATAATAGAGAGAAAACCCAGCAAGCAAGAGTATATAAAAAGCTGCACCACCCAATAAATGGCCTTTATAATTTGGCATACTTTAAGAACGTGGAGCTTTTACAAGTTTCATAAACGTAGTGTGTGGATAATAAAACTGTAATACTTGTTTATAGTTATGGCCTTTATTTACCATGCCACAAGCGCCCCACTGACATAAGCCCCACTGGTGCCCATGGCCTTTGCCTTCAAACACATAACCCAAACGAGACCGAGTTACTGAAAAGCATAAACTTTTTAGGTTTTTCACAAGAGACTTTAGTTTTTTACCAGTAATAGCAATCCAACGACTTTTTTCTCGCAGAGCCATTTCTTGAGCAGTTCCTATGGTATCTTTACGGGTAACTTTAACATCACTAATAACTAATGTAGGAAATTCTGGCTTTAAAAGCTTTTCTAATTCTTTTGCAGTATACACATATTTCCATGCATAAAATTTATATTTTTCACAGAATGTACACGGGTACGTACGTGCCAAATAAGGTGCTTCTTTAAAATTCATACCCACTTTGTTTGCAGGTATAACGCCACCACAGCATATATCGAACATAGCGGTAATAGGTTTATTATTATACGCGAGTACTATGCCACGTGTGGCATCAACAATTGACTTAAAATCATATTTAGAACCTGTATAATGGCCTTTATATACTTGATGTATAGGGCCATTTTTTATATCATATGGCAAGTTAATTTTCTTTTTAGCACGTACAGCACGTTGCTCCAATACTTTAGCTATGCCGTAGGTTCTAAAACTCACACAAAGGGCTTTGTTAACCTCTGCTGGCCACCCTGGCCAACTTTCATAAGGCACTACCGAAAGCACATAATCTTCTAAATCTAAATGGTTAACCAAGTAAACAGTTGACTGATATTTATGCACAGTAAGTGCTCCGTCGTACGTATACGGTCCGAAAGAAATACGTTCTTTACATGGCACAATATATAACTGTTCATGAAGTAATTTTTTACCATTAATAGATATATTACCAGATTTACTTATAATAGTTATCTGTTTTTGTGGATAAAAAAGTTTCTTTTTGGCGTCTTGAGGATCAAGAATAATAAAACCATGGGGACTTGTCAGTTGCCAGCTAAAATCGCTTGCTACCGGTTTTTCGTCAAGTAATACACGTATTGGAAGGGTAAAATTACACCGTTTTAAAGCAGCTTGACATAATTGCTTGCTATTTTCTGGCAAAGCAACAGCAAGAGGCTTAAGGTGTGGTGTAGTAACAGCAGCAGCTGAAACTATAAAACTTACACACAGAGCACTAAGGTAAAATAAAACATTCATAATAAACAGTCCATAACTTTTAAGAAATCTGTATCAATGGGTACTTTTTTATCTATGCCTTTATTAGCTAAACAATCGGCAACCGAGTTTTCTTCGCGTCTTACATGCACAAGAGTATACCTTAACACACTTAGCAGCTCTTTAATAGTAGTAGCTATACGTTTAAGCTCAGGATTTTTTATAGAATATACACCATTAAGCTGACGCACAAGCAATTCTGAATCTGATTTTATAATTAGTTTATCTTGAGGTTGCATAACCGTTTTAAGACATAAAAGGCCAAGCAGCAATGCCAAGTACTCTGCTTGATTATTAGTCTTACTGCCTAAAAAAAAGCCGTGCTTACTAAATTCTACACCATTTTTTATTATGTAAATACCTGCACCTGCAGGCCCTGGGTTATTACGTGCAGCACCGTCAATAAAAAGTTGCCATACAACTGGTTCCGGCAATAGCAAAGAAAAGATAGAGAGCTGATTCATGCTGTTTTAATGCCTGGTATATACAGTAATCTAAAGCATTGTTTACAAGAGACTAATTTATTATGTTTTAGTTCTGACAAGTTTTGTTGATTGATGGGATAAAAACAACCAGTACAACTTGTATTGGCAACTGCTACAACAGGATTGTCCGTAGTAGTCTTCATATTTTCGTATTGGTTTAAAAGCTCTTGATCAACACCAGTCGTATAACTTGTTCTATTATGGTTATAGTCTTGGAGCTGTTTATGTATATAGCTATTTTGTTCATTAAGAGTAGCTAGTAATTTTTCTAATTGAGCTGTCTCCTGAGGAGCTGTTTCCATAAGAGTGGCATAAGCACTTTGTGCTTGCTCAAGCTCATTCCATAGGTTAAATAACTTTTCTTCAAGCACTGCGCGTTGATTACTGAGACTTGCGATCTCTTGTTCAAGGGAATAATATTCACGTGTAGTAGAAGCATTATTAATACGTTCTTTTTTGTCACGCTCTTGTGTATCGACTATATTAAGCTCAAGATCAAAAGCATCAATACGCTTTTGTAAAATGCGTACCCGTTGATGAGCTACTTCTACTTCGCCATGAAGAGAATCGAGTTGTGCTTGAATTGTTTGTTGTTGGATCAATAACGTAGTGCGTTCTTTAGCAAGATTGTGTGCTCTTTGATCCATTTCCACTAAAGCGATAAATCTATCAAAAGCTGTTTCGTGCATAGAAGCCTTTCAAGAAGGTTATGTGGTGGGCCCACCGGGATTCGAACCTGGGACCTCTCGGTTATGAGCCGATTGCTCTCACCGCTGAGCTATGGGCCCACACAATAACGTAGATTACGTTATTAATATTCTACTCTAAAACAAATCACTTGTGAAGCTCTTTATGCAATTGACAGTAAAAAATCTTTAAGACGGCAACTATAGCCCCATTCATTATCGTACCAACCAAATACTTTACCTGTTGTATCTTGAGCATCGGTAAGTAAACTATCAATAGTTACCGAGTTATTATTACCAGTATAATCGCTTGAAACAAGCGGTTCACGAGTAAAACCTAAAATATGTTTGAGTGTCGTATTAGACGCTTGCTCAAAAGCTTTATTAATACTTTCAACTGATACTGGTTTGGTTGCTGTAAACGTAAGATCTACAAGAGATACTGTTGCAACAGGCACACGCAAAGAGCCGCCCATTATTTTACCCGCAAGATGGGGCATAATACGCTCAATAAGGCTCATAGCACCCGTTGTGGTAGGTACTATATTAAGCGCTGCCGCTCTACCACGCCTTAGATCTTTTACTGAAGCATCAACATCAAGCAATGGCTGAGTGTTGGTGTAGGCATGTATAGTAGTCATGGAAACTTGAGCAAGATCAAAATTTTCAGAAAGTGCTGTAAGCATAGTTACTAAAGCGTTGGTCGTACAACTTCCTAACGATACTATTGTATGCTTACTTGCATCATACAGATTGCTATTAGTCCCCGGGATTATAGTTATATCTTCGCCATCAGCAGGTGCGGTAATAAGCACTTTTTTTGCTCCAGCTAATATATGCTTTTGAGCGCCACTCTGCTTAGTAAAATGGCCTGAAGCTTCAACTACCCAGTCAATGCCATAGGCTTTCCAAGGAGCTTTCTCTGGATCAAGCTCAGTTATAACATCAATACTATAAGAGTCTATATATAATTTACCATTTTTATATTCTATAGCTTGAGGCAATGTGCCCATAATAGTGTCATATTTAAGTGCATAAGCAGCTGCTTGAATATCACCTTTACCCACGTTAATAACAGCAACCGTAATCTTTTTAAAGCATTCGGGTTCAGCAAGCAGCGTACGTAAAAAAGTTTTCCCAATACGTCCAAAGCCATTTATTGCTATATTTATCATAGTAGTCTCTCTCTTATTGTTTCATGATTTTATCCAGCCACTTACCATGGCAACAATTTCACCTTCACTTAGTTCAGGCAATGGTGCCATTTCTATAATTAACGGAATATCACAAAATAATCTATGATTAATAATATTTTTGAGCACTTCTGGCCCTAGTACACCTAAACCAGGCACCTCATGTTTATCAACTTGAGAGCCACACTCTTCTTGTGTATCGTTTAAATGTAACAAGGCAAGTGATTCTTTACCAAAAAAATTCTCAACTTGCTCTGTAAAAGCTTGTTGGCCGCTAGGCGATATAATATCATAACCAAACACATGAGCGTGAGCCGTGTCTATGCAAAATTTTACTTTTTCAGGATAATCAAGAAGACATCTAATAGCATACAGTTCTTCTAAAGAGCTTCCGACAGCTTTGCCACCATGACCACTGTTTTCTAATACAAGAGTAAGAGTTGGTTCTTTTTTGAGTATTTTGTTAACTGACCGCGCTACGGCATGAATACTTCGCTGTTTATCAGACAAAGCTGTAGCTGCCCCTGCATGAGCAATAATATGAGAAAATCCTAACTGCTGAGCCAATAAAATTTCTTTTTTAAATACTGGATGACTATAAGCATCAGTTTTAGCTAAATTTATAAAATAGGAACTATGAACATAAAGCGCCTTAAACTGCTCTTTTAAAAGTTCGCCCAATAGTTGCAGCTCAGGCGTACACGTAATATAATCACCCGTAGTTTGTGAAAATAAAAAACACTGAAAAAAAGGTAACTGTAAACGTAAAGCTTTCTTAATCAGCTCTTCAAAACTATTTTCTAGTCTTAAATGCAAACCTACTCTAGACATTGTTCAGGTATAGTAGTGGCCGATGGCCAAAAGTTTTGAGAAACTTCTCGCGGTGCACTTATTGTAGGTAAATTATAGAGCAACTCTTCAAGTGTTTTACCCGTACGTTGTAAAATATCTAATAGTCTTAGTGCAGCATATATACCGTCATCGTAGCCAAAATAACGATCGTTAAAGAAAAAATGTCCATTGCTTGTGCTGCCAAATAAAGCATGCTGAGTTTTTACTCTATAATTAATTTTTTCTGGCGTGCTAGACTGCTCGCAAACAACGTTTACGCCTGGTTGTACTACTTGTTGAAGCAAAGAGAGCGACGAAACGTCACTTACTACTACGCCAGGATGTAAAAGACTAATATCTTGTACGTACAAAGCACTTAGCTGGTTACCAGCTACTTCTGTTCCTGTACCTGTTCGGACAAATAATTGATCCGCATTGTAACTAAATGAGAGCACCAAAGGTTTTGTTTTATGCACATCGATTGCAGCTACTGAGTTAAAACCTGTGGCATAATCAAGTTTAAAGGTACATTCAGCAAGCTTAAGAGATGCTACCAGTTGAGGTATAATCAAAGCAGCAGCACTACCGACACACTCTATACGGCACAATATACGACTTTTTTTAAGATGCTTAAATTGGCGTGCAAGCCACTGAGTATACCGTTCAACCAGAGGTAAATATTTGATAGTACCCGTTAATGGAGCAATAACTTTTTTAGGTTGCAAATACAACTGATTAAGCTCACTTAAAGCCTCACTATCAAATAATTCTGTTTTATTAAAGCAACGTATGCGCAAGCTATCACTATCCTCAGGGCACGTTGTTATATATATTCCAGCTTCTACAGGAAGGACATGTAAAGAAAAGGTAAGTACCGGTGCTGGAGCGGCACCTATAAAAATAACATTGATACCATTTTCTGTTAAAGCAGCTGTAAATTCCTGTTGTACTTGCGCAGAGTCTTCATGTGCATCTCGACCTAAAGCAATAGTTTTCACGCGAGGAGATTGGACATGCAAAAAATAGTAGGCTAAGGCATTTGCAAGAGTATAAAGTTGCTTGGCTGAAAAATCTACGTCTTTGTTACCTCGTATTTCATGCTCTTTAAAAATAGATTTATCCATACTGGTACCTTTTTAGATAAAACAAGTAATTATGCTTAGCTCTAAAAATATATACCACATCTATCACTAATTTGCTATCAACCGCTCACAAATGCGTATGTTTCCTATGCTAGAGAACTAAACTTACTATCTATTTCTACAACTTTTTCACATTAAAATTAAAATATTTAATTGATTATTTATAAATATATGATAAAATTATTAATACTTATTGTATAATATAAAGTATTTAAAATAAATGGAGATATTCTATGAAATTCTTTAAAACATTCGCAGCTGCTCTTATGCTTACTAGTTCATTAACTTATTGCATGACTCAAAAAGACAACATCAATCAACAGTTTTTTGCTGCTATACAAGCTGGCAATTATAGCTTAGTTCAAGATCTACTTAATAACGGCGCGAATGTTAATGCTCAAAATACTCAAAATTTTACCCCATTACATTTTGCTGCTCAATATGGCCATATAGCTCTAGCTCAGTTGTTAATTGATAATAAAGCCACTATTAATGCTCAAACTACTCAAAATGTTACTCCATTACATACAGCTGCTGTAAAAGGCTATACAGCTCTAGCTCAGTTGTTAATTAATAAAGGAGCAGATATTAATGCTCAAACTACTCAAAATGATACTCCATTACATTTGGCTGCAAAAAATAACCATACAGCTCTAGCTCAGTTGTTAATTGATAATAAAGCCACTATTAATGCTCAAGCTACTCAAAATTTTACTCCATTACATTTAGCCGCTCAATATGGCCATACAGCTCTAGCCCAGTTATTAATTGATAAAGGAGCAGAGATTGATGCTCAAAATACTAAAAATATTACTCCATTACATGCAGCTGCTGCAAACGGCCATACAGCTCTAGCTCAGTTGTTAATTGATAATAAAGCTAATATTAATGCTCAAGCTACTCAAAATTTTACTCCATTACATGCAGCTGCTGCAAAAGGCCATACAGCTCTAGCTCAGTTGTTAATTGATAATAAAGCCACTATTAATGCTCAAAATACTAACAATGATACTCCATTACATGCAGCTGCTGGACAAGGCCATACAGCTCTAGCTCACTTGTTAATTGATAAAGGAGCAGATATTAATGCTCAAAATACTCAAAGTGAGACTCCATTACATTGGGCTGCTTTAAATGGCCATACAGCTCTAGCTCAGTTGTTAATTGATAATAAAGCTAATATTAATGCTAAAAATACTCAAAGTGAGACTCCATTATATTTTGCTGCAAAAAACAAACATACAGTAGTTATAGAAATATTATTAAGTTATGGATCTTGTATACTACAAGACTTACTATCTAATAATGCTGTAATACAAGCTCAAGATAACAGGCTTAAACTTTCACAAACAACAAATTTTAAGGATATTGCTCAACTGTTAAATAAAGGTGCATATGCTTATCCTCTAGTTAAAGCTTTTATTGATATCAAGCGCAAACAATTATTTAATGCAATTGAATCTAATGATAGAGAAGCTGTTGCTCAACTGCTTAAAGATGGATTTACCTTAAATACCTGTGATAAAGAAGGCAACACCCTGCTTCATAAAGCTATACAATCAAAAAGCTTACATGTTATCGACTTACTGCTTTCTTTAGGTGCTGGCGAATACTTATATAAACCTAATAAGCAAAATCTAACACCACTGCAACTACTAACTGCCAATCACATGATTGCTACGGTATTTACACCTCGTCAAGAAAACATAGCCCCTACTCAATCAGCAGGTACTAAACGAAAACATCAAGACAACTAACTAAAATTAAAATAAATGGAAATATTGTATGAAATTCTTTAAAACATTCGCAGCTGCTCTTATGCTTACTAGTTCATTAACTTATTGCATGACTCAAAAAGACAACATCAATCAACAGTTTTTTGCTGCTATACAAGCTGGCAATTATAGCTTAGTTCAAGATCTACTTAATAACGGCGCGAATGTTAATGCTCAAAATACTCAAAATTATACCCCATTACATTTTGCTGCTGCACATGGTCATACAGCTCTAGCTCAGTTGTTAATTGATAATAAAGCCCCTATTAATGCTCAAGCTACTCAAAATTTTACTCCATTACATTTAGCCGCTCAATATGGCCATACAGCTCTAGCCCAGTTATTAATTGATAATAAAGCCCCTATTAATGCTCAAAATACTCAAAATGTTACTCCATTACATTGTGCTGCTGCACAAGGCCATACAGCTCTAGCTCAGTTGTTAATTAATAAAGGAGCAGATATTAATGCTCAAACTACTCAAAATGATACTCCATTACATTTGGCTGCAAAAAACAACCATACAGTAGTTATAGAAATATTATTAAGTTATGGATCTTCTATACTACAAGGCTTACTATCTAATAATGCTGTAATACAAGCTCAAGATAACAGGCTTAAACTTTCACAAACAACAAATTTTAAGGACATTGCTCAACTGTTAAATAAAGGTGCTTATGCTTATCCTATAATCAAAGCTTTTATTG includes the following:
- a CDS encoding ribonuclease HI family protein translates to MNQLSIFSLLLPEPVVWQLFIDGAARNNPGPAGAGIYIIKNGVEFSKHGFFLGSKTNNQAEYLALLLGLLCLKTVMQPQDKLIIKSDSELLVRQLNGVYSIKNPELKRIATTIKELLSVLRYTLVHVRREENSVADCLANKGIDKKVPIDTDFLKVMDCLL
- a CDS encoding SpoIID/LytB domain-containing protein, encoding MNVLFYLSALCVSFIVSAAAVTTPHLKPLAVALPENSKQLCQAALKRCNFTLPIRVLLDEKPVASDFSWQLTSPHGFIILDPQDAKKKLFYPQKQITIISKSGNISINGKKLLHEQLYIVPCKERISFGPYTYDGALTVHKYQSTVYLVNHLDLEDYVLSVVPYESWPGWPAEVNKALCVSFRTYGIAKVLEQRAVRAKKKINLPYDIKNGPIHQVYKGHYTGSKYDFKSIVDATRGIVLAYNNKPITAMFDICCGGVIPANKVGMNFKEAPYLARTYPCTFCEKYKFYAWKYVYTAKELEKLLKPEFPTLVISDVKVTRKDTIGTAQEMALREKSRWIAITGKKLKSLVKNLKSLCFSVTRSRLGYVFEGKGHGHQWGLCQWGACGMVNKGHNYKQVLQFYYPHTTFMKLVKAPRS
- a CDS encoding deoxyribonuclease IV, yielding MHLRLENSFEELIKKALRLQLPFFQCFLFSQTTGDYITCTPELQLLGELLKEQFKALYVHSSYFINLAKTDAYSHPVFKKEILLAQQLGFSHIIAHAGAATALSDKQRSIHAVARSVNKILKKEPTLTLVLENSGHGGKAVGSSLEELYAIRCLLDYPEKVKFCIDTAHAHVFGYDIISPSGQQAFTEQVENFFGKESLALLHLNDTQEECGSQVDKHEVPGLGVLGPEVLKNIINHRLFCDIPLIIEMAPLPELSEGEIVAMVSGWIKS
- a CDS encoding ankyrin repeat domain-containing protein, producing the protein MKFFKTFAAALMLTSSLTYCMTQKDNINQQFFAAIQAGNYSLVQDLLNNGANVNAQNTQNYTPLHFAAAHGHTALAQLLIDNKAPINAQATQNFTPLHLAAQYGHTALAQLLIDNKAPINAQNTQNVTPLHCAAAQGHTALAQLLINKGADINAQTTQNDTPLHLAAKNNHTVVIEILLSYGSSILQGLLSNNAVIQAQDNRLKLSQTTNFKDIAQLLNKGAYAYPIIKAFIDIKRKQLFNAIESNDREAVAQLLKEGFTLNTCDKEGNTLLHKAIQSHNLAIIDLLISLGAGKYLYTANKQNLTPLQLLIANNMIAAVFTPRPESKTPIQVVGTKRKYQDN
- a CDS encoding ankyrin repeat domain-containing protein, which codes for MKFFKTFAAALMLTSSLTYCMTQKDNINQQFFAAIQAGNYSLVQDLLNNGANVNAQNTQNFTPLHFAAQYGHIALAQLLIDNKATINAQTTQNVTPLHTAAVKGYTALAQLLINKGADINAQTTQNDTPLHLAAKNNHTALAQLLIDNKATINAQATQNFTPLHLAAQYGHTALAQLLIDKGAEIDAQNTKNITPLHAAAANGHTALAQLLIDNKANINAQATQNFTPLHAAAAKGHTALAQLLIDNKATINAQNTNNDTPLHAAAGQGHTALAHLLIDKGADINAQNTQSETPLHWAALNGHTALAQLLIDNKANINAKNTQSETPLYFAAKNKHTVVIEILLSYGSCILQDLLSNNAVIQAQDNRLKLSQTTNFKDIAQLLNKGAYAYPLVKAFIDIKRKQLFNAIESNDREAVAQLLKDGFTLNTCDKEGNTLLHKAIQSKSLHVIDLLLSLGAGEYLYKPNKQNLTPLQLLTANHMIATVFTPRQENIAPTQSAGTKRKHQDN
- a CDS encoding type I glyceraldehyde-3-phosphate dehydrogenase, with product MINIAINGFGRIGKTFLRTLLAEPECFKKITVAVINVGKGDIQAAAYALKYDTIMGTLPQAIEYKNGKLYIDSYSIDVITELDPEKAPWKAYGIDWVVEASGHFTKQSGAQKHILAGAKKVLITAPADGEDITIIPGTNSNLYDASKHTIVSLGSCTTNALVTMLTALSENFDLAQVSMTTIHAYTNTQPLLDVDASVKDLRRGRAAALNIVPTTTGAMSLIERIMPHLAGKIMGGSLRVPVATVSLVDLTFTATKPVSVESINKAFEQASNTTLKHILGFTREPLVSSDYTGNNNSVTIDSLLTDAQDTTGKVFGWYDNEWGYSCRLKDFLLSIA
- a CDS encoding metal-dependent hydrolase, with product MPNYKGHLLGGAAFYILLLAGFSLYYYPLSTVVPWFLATLAGALFPDIDIKSKGQQFFYKLFFVAIALCALYKAFMLAIFLSLFAFLPLLCKHRGIFHNIWFLLLLVVGFSELLIFLAPTYRLIIIYNSFFFMLGIISHLWLDLGLKRMLRMK